A window of Nitrososphaerota archaeon contains these coding sequences:
- the cofC gene encoding 2-phospho-L-lactate guanylyltransferase, whose protein sequence is MKTLQTFVIIPAKRLDRAKSRLSTILKPGERRELSLAMLTHVIQASLEAESVSRVVVVSSDDLILREAKRLGAEVIEDANDLNAAITKAMSWCARRGATATLTIPSDLPLLQPKDLDEIMNLLGGRRGVVVCPSTDGGTNALLCSPPNLIKPRFGSRSFYRHICEARKR, encoded by the coding sequence GTGAAAACTCTGCAGACCTTCGTGATCATACCAGCTAAGAGGCTGGATAGGGCGAAGAGCAGGCTTTCAACGATACTTAAACCTGGTGAGAGGCGTGAGCTATCTCTAGCAATGTTAACACATGTTATACAGGCTTCTCTAGAGGCTGAAAGTGTTAGCAGGGTTGTTGTAGTGAGCTCTGATGATTTAATTCTCAGGGAGGCGAAGAGGCTCGGTGCAGAAGTGATAGAGGATGCGAATGATCTTAACGCCGCGATCACGAAGGCTATGAGTTGGTGTGCGAGGCGTGGCGCAACAGCCACTCTAACCATACCATCAGATCTACCCCTACTACAGCCCAAGGATCTTGATGAGATTATGAATCTATTGGGCGGGAGGAGAGGGGTAGTCGTATGCCCATCTACAGACGGTGGTACGAACGCTCTACTCTGCAGCCCCCCTAATCTCATTAAGCCACGCTTCGGTTCTAGAAGCTTCTATAGGCATATATGTGAAGCGCGTAAGCGT